In Phocoena phocoena chromosome 3, mPhoPho1.1, whole genome shotgun sequence, a single window of DNA contains:
- the LOC136121234 gene encoding prostaglandin reductase 2, which yields MIVQRVVLNSRPGKNGNPVAENFRVEEVNLPDNINEGQVQVRTLYLSVDPYMRCRMNEDTGSDYISPWQLSQVVDGGGIGIIEESKHTNFTKGDFVTSFYWPWQTKVILDGNTLEKVDPQLVDGHLSYFLGAIGMPGLTSLIGIQEKGHITAESNQTMAVSGAAGTCGSLAGQIGHLMGCSRVVGICGTPEKCLLLTSELGFDAAINYKEGSVAEQLHELCPSGVDVYFDNVGGDISDTVISQMNQNSHIILCGQISQYNKDVPYPPPLPSAVEAIRKERNITRERFLVLTFKDKFASGILQLSQWFKEGKLKIKETMINGLENMRAAFQSMMTGGNIGKQIVCISEETSLLSL from the coding sequence ATGATTGTACAAAGAGTGGTATTGAATTCCCGACCTGGAAAAAATGGTAATCCAGTGGCAGAAAATTTCCGAGTAGAAGAAGTAAACTTGCCAGATAATATCAATGAAGGACAAGTACAAGTCAGAACTCTTTACCTTTCTGTGGATCCTTACATGCGttgtagaatgaatgaagacACTGGCAGTGACTATATATCACCTTGGCAGCTGTCTCAGGTGGTTGATGGTGGAGGTATTGGGATTATAGAAGAAAGCAAACACACAAATTTTACTAAAGGCGATTTTGTGACTTCTTTCTATTGGCCCTGGCAAACCAAGGTTATTCTAGATGGAAATACCCTTGAAAAGGTAGACCCACAGCTTGTGGATGGACACCTTTCATACTTTCTTGGAGCTATAGGGATGCCTGGTTTGACTTCCTTGATTGGGATACAGGAAAAAGGTCATATAACTGCTGAATCTAATCAGACAATGGCTGTTAGTGGAGCTGCTGGTACTTGTGGATCCTTAGCTGGGCAGATTGGCCATTTGATGGGCTGTTCCAGAGTTGTGGGAATTTGTGGAACACCTGAGAAGTGCCTCCTTTTGACCTCAGAACTGGGCTTTGATGCTGCAATTAATTATAAAGAGGGGAGTGTGGCAGAACAACTCCATGAATTATGCCCCTCTGGAGTGGATGTTTACTTTGACAATGTTGGAGGTGACATCAGTGATACAGTGATAAGTCAGATGAATCAGAACAGCCACATCATCCTATGTGGTCAAATTTCTCAGTACAACAAAGATGTGCCTTATCCTCCTCCACTACCCTCTGCTGTAGAAGCAATccggaaagaaagaaacatcacAAGAGAAAGATTTCTGGTGTTAACTTTTAAGGACAAATTTGCGTCTGGTATTCTCCAGCTGAGTCAGTGGTTTAAAGAAGGAAAGCTAAAGATCAAAGAGACTATGATAAATGGATTGGAAAACATGAGAGCTGCATTCCAGTCCATGATGACAGGAGGTAACATTGGAAAGCAGATAGTTTGCATTTCAGAAGAAACCTCTTTGTTATCTCTGTAA